Proteins co-encoded in one Campylobacter concisus genomic window:
- a CDS encoding helix-hairpin-helix domain-containing protein, with product MKKIIFSLLAAASTLLAAINLNTATKEELMSLDGIGSSKADAIIEYRKANKFNSIEDIKNVNGIGDKTFENLKSDISVSGTTKIDDTKSKIKSKKDEIKEKVSKKSDEVKEKKDSAKDDSIKEIKDKKESLKDKAEKKSKAKKEKSKE from the coding sequence ATGAAAAAGATTATATTCTCACTATTAGCAGCAGCTTCTACATTACTAGCAGCCATAAATTTAAACACCGCCACAAAAGAAGAGTTAATGAGTTTAGATGGTATAGGATCTTCAAAGGCAGATGCAATAATAGAGTATAGAAAAGCAAATAAATTTAACTCAATAGAAGATATAAAAAATGTAAATGGTATAGGCGATAAGACATTTGAAAATTTAAAATCAGATATATCAGTATCAGGCACTACAAAAATAGACGACACAAAATCTAAAATAAAATCTAAAAAAGATGAGATAAAAGAAAAGGTAAGCAAAAAGAGTGATGAAGTAAAAGAGAAAAAAGATAGTGCTAAAGATGATAGTATAAAAGAGATAAAAGATAAGAAAGAAAGCCTAAAAGATAAAGCAGAGAAAAAGAGTAAAGCTAAAAAAGAGAAGAGCAAAGAGTAA
- the truA gene encoding tRNA pseudouridine(38-40) synthase TruA, with protein sequence MKIQLIYSYDGSKFQGSQTQPHENGVEDELSCALAHVGIFEKIVSSSRTDKNVHAINQSSSVICGDHFKNLEHLKELINRHAHPNIHIKHINLVDENFQARFDAVARSYRYIIDHGEFDVFSSNYKVFLPKFDIKKANEILSNFVGEHDFSSYMKTGSDTKSPVREIFKAFCYEYKNQTIIVFKANGFLRAQVRLMVANLLKALSIKNGAELINASLNGCSALTRIPAPAEGLYLNRVFYKFN encoded by the coding sequence ATGAAAATCCAACTAATTTATAGCTACGATGGCTCCAAATTTCAAGGCTCGCAAACTCAGCCACATGAAAATGGCGTAGAAGATGAGCTTTCATGCGCTCTAGCTCACGTTGGAATATTTGAAAAAATAGTCTCTAGCTCACGTACAGACAAAAACGTCCATGCGATCAATCAAAGCTCAAGCGTAATTTGTGGCGATCATTTTAAAAATTTAGAGCACTTAAAAGAGCTAATCAACCGCCATGCGCATCCAAATATTCATATAAAACATATAAATTTGGTTGATGAAAATTTTCAAGCAAGGTTTGATGCCGTAGCAAGGTCTTATAGATACATTATAGATCATGGAGAATTTGATGTTTTTAGCTCAAACTATAAAGTCTTTTTGCCAAAATTTGATATCAAAAAAGCAAATGAAATTTTATCTAATTTTGTTGGCGAGCATGATTTTAGCTCCTATATGAAAACAGGAAGTGATACAAAAAGTCCAGTGCGAGAAATTTTTAAGGCATTTTGTTATGAATACAAAAACCAAACTATCATAGTTTTTAAAGCGAATGGCTTTTTACGCGCTCAAGTACGGCTCATGGTTGCAAATCTACTTAAAGCCTTAAGTATCAAAAATGGTGCTGAGCTCATCAATGCTTCACTTAATGGATGCTCTGCCCTAACTCGTATCCCAGCTCCAGCTGAAGGACTTTACCTAAATAGAGTTTTTTATAAATTTAACTAG
- a CDS encoding LptF/LptG family permease — translation MSRVNRYLLFNFLGTFASLFSTLFLIMSIVFFIQIARITSYIEISFGELFKLYSFMLPRVLLFVVPIAFFVSLAMTLFRLSKENESIVIFTLGGSPNKIAKFFLIFSAFLSTALLVIATIMIPIAAQLNANFIDYKKTVAKLNLKPTQFGQKFSDWMVYVGSEMQDNNGTTYKDIVMFNPYIKDSQRLITAKNAKITNTNQSIELSLVDGKMYDIKDEIYHQSNFKSMKIRTAQSEEISDIGSIKEYWTEANSSEKRRKDLSTYVLVALFPLASTLFAISFGIVTYRYEKGMVYVGTFGVLFGYFTLIMLFSSKPAFAIPLIFFVFLLTGILLFKAKIMRRY, via the coding sequence ATGAGTAGAGTGAACAGATATCTTTTGTTTAACTTCCTAGGGACTTTTGCGTCGCTATTTAGTACGCTTTTTTTGATCATGTCGATCGTGTTTTTCATCCAGATCGCGCGCATCACTTCTTACATTGAGATCAGCTTTGGTGAGCTTTTTAAACTCTACTCATTTATGCTTCCACGCGTACTACTTTTTGTCGTGCCTATCGCATTTTTTGTATCACTTGCGATGACTCTTTTTAGATTATCAAAAGAGAATGAAAGTATCGTTATTTTTACGCTTGGTGGCTCACCAAATAAGATTGCTAAATTTTTCTTAATATTTTCAGCATTTTTAAGCACTGCTCTACTTGTAATTGCTACCATAATGATACCAATAGCCGCACAGCTAAATGCAAATTTTATTGATTATAAAAAGACTGTCGCAAAGCTAAATTTAAAGCCAACTCAGTTTGGACAAAAATTCTCTGACTGGATGGTCTATGTGGGCAGTGAAATGCAAGATAACAACGGCACTACTTATAAAGATATTGTGATGTTTAATCCTTACATTAAAGACTCCCAACGCTTAATCACTGCTAAAAATGCAAAGATCACTAATACAAATCAAAGCATCGAACTCTCTTTAGTAGATGGAAAAATGTATGACATAAAAGATGAAATTTATCATCAAAGCAACTTCAAATCCATGAAAATAAGGACTGCCCAAAGTGAAGAGATAAGCGATATAGGCAGTATAAAAGAGTACTGGACGGAGGCAAATAGTAGTGAAAAAAGAAGAAAAGACCTTAGCACATATGTGCTTGTTGCGCTATTTCCACTTGCCAGTACACTTTTTGCCATAAGCTTTGGCATCGTTACTTATAGATATGAAAAGGGCATGGTTTATGTTGGGACATTTGGCGTTTTATTTGGGTATTTTACACTCATAATGCTATTTTCATCAAAGCCAGCTTTTGCGATTCCACTCATATTTTTTGTCTTTTTGTTGACAGGAATTTTGCTTTTTAAAGCCAAGATCATGCGAAGATACTAA
- a CDS encoding prepilin peptidase: MDNLVIFFAVFAFVFGICVGSFSNVLIYRLPRNESINFPASHCPNCDHKLNFYHNVPIFSWLFLGGKCAFCKQKISLIYPAIELVSGILFLICFFKECGEILSVETLLYALFLGLCFIMLLALSVIDIRYKAVPDPLLFAALFFAFIYALMLFIFKGNFAQILNLFLFAFIFWALRFVVSLAIKKEAMGSADIFIAAIIGAILSVKLALVAIYLAALLTLPVYALVHKKSYELAFVPFLSLGLLITYAFKEQILEILRFIYE; this comes from the coding sequence ATGGATAATTTAGTCATCTTTTTTGCCGTTTTTGCTTTTGTTTTTGGCATCTGCGTGGGCTCATTTTCAAATGTGCTGATATATCGCTTGCCACGAAATGAGAGCATAAATTTTCCAGCTTCTCATTGCCCAAACTGCGATCATAAGCTAAATTTTTATCACAATGTTCCAATTTTTTCGTGGCTATTTTTAGGCGGCAAATGCGCCTTTTGTAAGCAAAAAATAAGCCTCATCTATCCAGCAATCGAGCTAGTTTCTGGGATACTTTTTCTGATCTGTTTTTTTAAAGAGTGCGGCGAAATTTTAAGCGTAGAAACCTTGCTTTATGCGCTATTTTTAGGGCTTTGCTTTATTATGCTACTAGCTCTTAGCGTCATAGACATAAGATATAAAGCTGTGCCAGATCCGCTTCTTTTTGCGGCGCTATTTTTCGCATTTATCTACGCTCTGATGCTTTTTATATTTAAAGGAAATTTTGCCCAGATTTTAAATTTATTCCTTTTTGCATTTATCTTTTGGGCGCTTAGATTTGTCGTAAGCCTTGCCATAAAAAAAGAAGCGATGGGTAGCGCAGATATCTTTATAGCAGCGATCATCGGAGCTATCTTGTCAGTCAAACTGGCTCTAGTGGCGATCTATCTTGCAGCGCTTCTTACACTTCCAGTCTATGCGCTCGTTCACAAAAAGAGCTACGAGCTGGCTTTTGTGCCGTTTTTAAGTCTTGGATTACTTATTACATACGCTTTTAAAGAGCAAATTTTAGAAATTTTAAGGTTTATTTATGAGTAG
- the uppS gene encoding polyprenyl diphosphate synthase: protein MNELNHLAIIMDGNGRWAKKRGFLRTNGHEAGANVVSDMCEFCIDNGVKILSLYAFSTENWKRPQKEVEFLMNLLKKFLILKRADFIKNGIKFNTIGDISPFSDELKNEIEITKNATRENKNLLLNLAINYGSKDEIIRAVKKLTLEGCEINDASLNAALDESEPVDLLIRTGGESRLSNFMLWQASYAELFFTPTLWPDFGKNELANIVSKFKNIERRFGGV, encoded by the coding sequence TTGAATGAATTAAACCACCTTGCTATTATCATGGATGGAAATGGACGCTGGGCTAAAAAACGTGGATTTTTACGGACAAATGGGCACGAAGCCGGAGCAAATGTAGTAAGCGATATGTGCGAATTTTGTATCGATAATGGCGTGAAAATTTTAAGTCTTTACGCATTTAGTACTGAAAACTGGAAAAGACCACAAAAAGAGGTCGAGTTTTTGATGAATTTGCTTAAGAAATTTCTCATTTTAAAGCGTGCTGACTTTATAAAAAATGGGATCAAATTTAACACAATCGGCGATATTTCACCATTTAGCGATGAGCTAAAAAACGAGATAGAGATCACCAAAAACGCTACAAGAGAGAATAAAAATTTATTATTAAATTTAGCGATAAACTACGGCTCAAAAGATGAGATCATTAGAGCTGTGAAAAAGCTAACTTTAGAAGGCTGCGAGATAAACGATGCGAGCCTAAATGCAGCACTTGATGAGAGCGAGCCGGTGGATCTTCTCATTAGAACTGGTGGTGAGAGTAGGCTTTCAAATTTCATGCTCTGGCAGGCAAGCTACGCAGAGCTATTTTTTACACCGACACTTTGGCCCGACTTTGGCAAGAATGAGCTTGCAAATATCGTTAGCAAATTTAAAAACATAGAGCGAAGATTTGGCGGAGTTTAG
- the coaBC gene encoding bifunctional phosphopantothenoylcysteine decarboxylase/phosphopantothenate--cysteine ligase CoaBC — protein sequence MLKNKKILIAVCGSIAFYKAFEILSLLKKQGADVYVALSDGALEFCSVSGFEALSEHKILSSQTQNWQDGVNHIAYSKMDLVLIAPASVNTINKLTAGICDNVFMQTLIAASHVPLVVAPAANNNMIEHFATQNSLEILKKNGALVVEPVLKTLACGDVGKGGLASPEVIVEAAIKRLSRPLFAGKKVVITGGATTEKIDDVRAITNFSSGKMARALARAFFYAGAEVKLLASFETSNEPFECLKFSSSSELLELCKSECESANLLVMCAAVSDFVPTKIDGKIKKEDVGENLSLSLKRNVDILQSLKEFKCKKIGFKLEISSENAHKNARAMLEQKGLDAVCLNILGEKNGFASEQNEVNFITKNSETLLPLATKDEIARHIVELAANL from the coding sequence ATGTTAAAAAATAAGAAGATTTTAATAGCCGTTTGCGGCAGTATCGCCTTTTACAAGGCATTCGAAATTTTATCACTGCTTAAAAAGCAAGGCGCTGATGTTTATGTGGCTTTAAGTGACGGAGCACTTGAATTTTGCAGTGTAAGCGGCTTTGAGGCGCTAAGTGAGCATAAAATTTTAAGCTCACAAACACAAAACTGGCAAGATGGCGTAAATCACATAGCCTACTCTAAAATGGATCTAGTTCTCATCGCTCCAGCCTCTGTAAATACGATAAATAAACTAACAGCTGGTATCTGTGATAATGTCTTCATGCAAACACTAATCGCCGCCTCACACGTGCCTTTAGTTGTAGCTCCGGCTGCAAATAACAATATGATCGAGCACTTCGCTACGCAAAATTCGCTTGAAATTTTAAAGAAAAACGGTGCTTTAGTGGTTGAGCCGGTTTTAAAAACTCTAGCTTGTGGTGACGTTGGCAAGGGTGGTCTTGCGAGTCCTGAGGTGATAGTAGAAGCCGCCATTAAAAGGCTTAGTAGGCCTCTTTTTGCAGGTAAAAAAGTAGTGATCACTGGTGGCGCAACGACTGAAAAGATAGATGATGTTAGAGCCATTACAAATTTCTCAAGTGGCAAGATGGCAAGAGCCTTGGCTAGAGCCTTTTTCTACGCAGGTGCGGAGGTAAAACTGCTTGCTAGCTTTGAAACTAGTAACGAGCCGTTTGAGTGCCTTAAATTTAGCTCAAGCAGTGAGCTTTTAGAGCTTTGCAAGAGCGAGTGTGAGAGTGCAAATTTGCTTGTAATGTGTGCTGCGGTGAGTGATTTTGTACCGACAAAAATTGATGGCAAGATAAAAAAAGAGGACGTTGGCGAAAATTTAAGCTTAAGTCTAAAGAGAAATGTCGATATTTTGCAAAGCTTAAAAGAGTTTAAATGTAAAAAGATCGGCTTTAAGCTTGAAATCTCAAGTGAGAACGCACACAAAAACGCTAGAGCAATGCTAGAGCAAAAGGGGCTTGACGCAGTTTGTCTAAATATCTTGGGTGAGAAAAATGGCTTTGCAAGCGAGCAAAATGAGGTAAATTTCATCACGAAAAATAGTGAAACTTTGCTGCCGCTTGCCACAAAAGACGAGATCGCAAGACATATCGTGGAGCTAGCGGCAAATTTATGA
- the glmU gene encoding bifunctional UDP-N-acetylglucosamine diphosphorylase/glucosamine-1-phosphate N-acetyltransferase GlmU, translating to MNNTSIIILAAGLGTRMKSKRPKVLFELCGEPMIIHILKQAYAITNDVSVVLHYEKELISQKIKEIFPQTKIFEQDHTNFPGTAGAIKSVNLSGEKVLVTCGDMPLVKSTDLMRLANAEADVVMSSFEAANPFGYGRVIIKNGKVEGIVEQKDASEAQLAIKSVNAGCYCFKREALEQILPLISNQNAQKEYYLTDAIKIANEKGLKCVAVNVNEQNFMGINDKFQLSIAEKIMQDEIKQNLMKAGVLMRMPESIFIDSRAKFEGECVLEENVSILGECVITESIIKSSSVIESSIIKNSDIGPLAHIRPNSEISDTHIGNFVEIKKGVLSGVKAGHLSYLGDCEIESGTNIGCGTITCNYDGKAKYKTKIGKNVFVGSDTQLVAPVNIADNVIIAAGSTITKDVESGALAISRTRQENKSGFFEKFFGKDDVKK from the coding sequence ATGAACAATACTTCAATCATAATTTTAGCGGCTGGTCTTGGCACCAGAATGAAATCAAAACGTCCAAAAGTCCTATTTGAACTTTGCGGTGAGCCAATGATCATTCACATCTTAAAGCAAGCTTATGCGATCACAAATGACGTTAGCGTCGTGCTTCACTACGAAAAAGAGTTAATTAGTCAAAAAATAAAAGAAATTTTCCCTCAAACTAAAATTTTTGAGCAAGATCATACAAATTTCCCAGGTACTGCTGGAGCGATAAAAAGCGTAAATTTAAGTGGCGAAAAGGTGCTTGTAACTTGTGGCGATATGCCTCTTGTAAAATCAACCGATCTAATGCGTCTAGCAAATGCTGAAGCGGACGTGGTTATGAGCTCATTTGAAGCAGCAAATCCTTTTGGCTACGGCAGAGTCATCATAAAAAACGGCAAAGTTGAAGGTATCGTCGAGCAAAAAGATGCTAGCGAAGCGCAGCTTGCGATAAAAAGCGTAAATGCTGGCTGCTACTGCTTTAAGCGCGAAGCGCTAGAGCAAATTTTACCGCTCATAAGCAACCAAAACGCGCAAAAAGAGTACTACCTAACTGATGCCATAAAAATAGCAAATGAAAAGGGCTTAAAGTGCGTTGCAGTAAATGTTAATGAACAAAATTTCATGGGCATAAATGATAAATTTCAGCTTAGTATCGCTGAAAAAATAATGCAAGATGAGATCAAGCAAAATTTGATGAAAGCTGGCGTTTTGATGCGCATGCCTGAGAGCATTTTCATAGACAGCAGAGCTAAATTTGAAGGCGAATGCGTGCTAGAAGAAAACGTAAGCATCCTTGGCGAGTGCGTCATCACAGAGAGCATCATCAAAAGCTCATCAGTGATCGAAAGTAGCATCATCAAAAACTCAGACATCGGCCCACTAGCTCATATAAGGCCAAATTCTGAAATTTCTGACACACATATAGGAAATTTCGTCGAGATAAAAAAAGGCGTTTTGAGCGGCGTAAAAGCTGGGCATTTGAGCTATCTTGGCGACTGCGAGATAGAAAGTGGCACAAATATCGGATGTGGCACTATCACATGCAACTACGACGGCAAGGCAAAATACAAAACCAAAATCGGCAAAAACGTTTTTGTTGGCTCAGATACGCAACTAGTTGCCCCTGTAAATATCGCTGATAACGTCATCATCGCAGCAGGAAGCACTATCACAAAAGATGTTGAAAGCGGTGCATTGGCGATTAGCAGAACTCGACAAGAGAACAAAAGCGGCTTTTTTGAGAAATTCTTTGGCAAAGACGATGTTAAAAAATAA
- a CDS encoding motility protein A, which translates to MDLGTVVGWVLTLVLLFGSMAIGVGIGPYIDIPSVMIVFGGTIGVMMVGFKMETLKGIGKFYGIAVKPSVVVNLPETIKKIVDYSTKARRDGILSLESEVNNETNQFLKRGLSMAVDGNEPDAIRALLEIDIDQTSTRHSNNIKIFEQVGGFAGAMGMIGTLIGLVAMLLNMSDPSAIGPSMAVALLTTLYGAMIGNIIGAPVANILSIRDADEALEKQVVLEGIMSIQAGDNPRTLEAKLLAFLPPKDRKSQFE; encoded by the coding sequence ATGGATTTAGGAACCGTCGTCGGCTGGGTTTTGACCCTGGTGCTTTTGTTTGGATCAATGGCGATAGGCGTTGGTATAGGACCATACATCGATATTCCTTCTGTGATGATCGTTTTTGGTGGTACTATCGGCGTTATGATGGTTGGCTTCAAGATGGAGACGCTTAAAGGAATTGGTAAATTTTATGGCATTGCTGTTAAGCCATCAGTCGTAGTAAATTTACCTGAGACTATAAAAAAAATAGTCGATTATTCAACTAAAGCTAGACGTGATGGTATCTTATCGCTCGAAAGCGAAGTAAATAATGAGACAAATCAGTTTTTAAAAAGAGGCCTCTCAATGGCGGTCGATGGCAATGAGCCAGATGCGATTAGAGCGCTTTTAGAGATTGATATCGATCAAACTAGCACAAGACATTCAAATAATATTAAAATTTTTGAGCAAGTCGGCGGTTTTGCGGGTGCTATGGGTATGATCGGAACGCTAATCGGTCTTGTTGCGATGCTTCTTAACATGTCAGATCCTAGTGCGATCGGTCCATCAATGGCGGTTGCCTTGCTTACGACACTTTATGGTGCGATGATAGGTAACATCATAGGTGCGCCTGTGGCAAATATCCTCTCTATTCGCGATGCTGATGAAGCACTTGAAAAACAAGTCGTACTTGAGGGAATCATGTCGATACAAGCAGGTGATAATCCAAGAACGCTTGAAGCTAAACTCTTAGCATTTTTACCACCAAAAGATAGAAAAAGTCAGTTTGAATAA
- a CDS encoding flagellar motor protein MotB — protein MGKLIKPEECPKCMPEWLAAFGDLMSLLLCFFVLLLSMATMDAKKMEAAVGSLAGALSVLEGGARPENQIEKETDPENTRAKKVSKQKGSQSELNMNVKKINELLAASGAPEITMEESEDGFIVRLPAAMLFDKDSAEISGEDAKLFLKRIGMIVAKMPNDVKADIIGHTDNIEPSKDSAYKNNWQLSTARALSVVEELINDGVPQNRIIASGKASFDPIASNGTEEGRAKNNRVEIHFISLEPKNKEATKKSILDMRN, from the coding sequence ATGGGTAAGTTAATAAAACCAGAAGAGTGTCCAAAATGTATGCCTGAGTGGCTAGCTGCTTTTGGCGACCTCATGTCACTTTTGCTTTGTTTTTTCGTTTTATTGCTTTCTATGGCGACAATGGATGCTAAAAAGATGGAGGCTGCCGTTGGCTCACTAGCTGGTGCTTTAAGTGTGCTTGAAGGTGGCGCTAGACCTGAAAATCAGATAGAAAAAGAGACGGATCCAGAAAATACTCGTGCAAAAAAGGTAAGCAAGCAAAAGGGCTCACAAAGTGAGCTAAATATGAATGTTAAAAAGATAAATGAGCTGCTAGCTGCTAGTGGAGCGCCCGAGATTACGATGGAAGAGAGTGAAGATGGCTTTATCGTAAGGCTTCCAGCAGCTATGCTTTTTGATAAGGATAGTGCTGAAATTTCTGGCGAAGATGCGAAGCTATTTTTAAAACGAATAGGCATGATTGTGGCGAAAATGCCTAATGATGTAAAAGCCGATATTATCGGCCATACAGATAATATAGAACCAAGCAAAGACTCAGCTTATAAAAATAACTGGCAGCTCTCAACTGCAAGGGCTTTAAGCGTAGTTGAAGAGTTAATTAACGATGGCGTGCCACAAAATAGAATAATAGCTTCTGGCAAAGCTTCGTTTGATCCGATCGCTAGCAACGGTACAGAAGAGGGTAGAGCTAAGAATAATAGAGTAGAAATTCACTTCATATCGCTTGAGCCAAAAAATAAAGAGGCTACTAAGAAAAGTATCCTTGATATGAGGAATTAG
- the fliP gene encoding flagellar type III secretion system pore protein FliP (The bacterial flagellar biogenesis protein FliP forms a type III secretion system (T3SS)-type pore required for flagellar assembly.) has protein sequence MLALAVLLCTVFGADPALPTINLSLNSPTNAEQLVNSLNVLLILTALALAPSLIFMMTSFLRLVIVFSFLRQAMGTQQVPPSTVLISLAMVLTFFIMEPVGQKSYNDGIKPYIAEQIGYEEMLDKSLKPFKEFMVKNTREKDLALFFRIRNLQNPANIEEIPLSIAMSAFMISELKTSFEIAFLLYLPFLVIDMVVSSVLMAMGMMMLPPVMISLPFKLLIFVLVDGWNLLIGNLVKSFH, from the coding sequence CTGCTTGCTTTAGCGGTTTTACTTTGCACGGTTTTTGGGGCTGATCCTGCGCTACCAACTATAAATTTAAGTCTAAATTCTCCAACAAATGCCGAGCAACTTGTAAATTCTCTAAACGTTTTACTAATCCTCACCGCACTTGCACTCGCTCCTTCGCTCATTTTTATGATGACAAGTTTTTTAAGGCTTGTTATCGTATTTTCATTTTTACGCCAAGCGATGGGCACGCAACAAGTGCCTCCTTCAACAGTGCTTATCTCGCTTGCGATGGTTCTTACCTTTTTTATCATGGAACCAGTTGGGCAAAAGAGCTATAATGATGGCATAAAGCCTTATATAGCTGAGCAGATAGGTTATGAAGAGATGCTTGATAAAAGCTTAAAGCCATTTAAAGAATTTATGGTAAAAAACACAAGAGAAAAAGACCTTGCACTTTTTTTTAGGATTAGAAATTTACAAAATCCAGCAAATATCGAAGAAATACCGCTAAGTATCGCAATGTCAGCTTTCATGATAAGTGAGCTAAAGACATCTTTTGAGATAGCATTTTTGCTCTATTTGCCATTTCTTGTCATCGACATGGTCGTAAGCTCAGTGCTAATGGCTATGGGTATGATGATGCTTCCTCCTGTCATGATCTCACTACCATTTAAACTGCTCATATTCGTGCTTGTTGATGGCTGGAATTTACTAATAGGAAATCTTGTAAAAAGCTTTCACTAA
- a CDS encoding TolC family protein — protein MKKFLFIFLPVFLLGSNLSVIANKATQNEISKIKELELKRANLSDEATLSSYMPSLSLEGSYGKNASTFPSVVAKESAGVLARIDFLLYDGGAREARLKMSQLLKNKAAIASDEAKNYLALKAVNLYFNAAALENIITAKQAQANFLKGVLDKLEKANVAGLAAKDELENVRAKYYLANSTQLEYKNKMEQILNEINLLTGEQILPVAGAKMADISSNLASKNAELDRLSQDVFLGEAKLIEAKAGFLPQIMLYDTYGFYKNNYDIDLGRLSSYRSYVDKYLKEDTHGNKFGIAFKWKIFDFFATSKMSQAQKIALDEARLNLEYKKRENETKLKNLQSEIVVLTSKIASLNEYVRASDLALKASYEKYNSGLLGYSDLLEALSQKFDAISLFESAKDELEIKKAEFFFENGESILERIRD, from the coding sequence ATGAAAAAATTTTTATTCATTTTTTTGCCGGTATTTTTGCTTGGTTCAAATTTAAGCGTGATCGCAAACAAGGCAACGCAAAATGAAATTTCAAAGATCAAAGAGCTTGAGTTAAAAAGAGCAAATTTAAGCGATGAAGCTACGTTAAGCTCATATATGCCAAGCCTTAGCCTAGAGGGCTCATACGGCAAAAATGCAAGCACTTTTCCAAGTGTAGTCGCTAAAGAGTCAGCCGGTGTGCTAGCTAGGATTGATTTTTTGCTTTATGACGGCGGAGCGAGAGAGGCTAGGCTAAAGATGAGCCAGCTTTTAAAAAACAAAGCCGCCATAGCAAGTGATGAAGCCAAAAACTACCTTGCACTTAAGGCTGTAAATTTATACTTTAATGCAGCTGCACTTGAAAATATAATCACAGCCAAGCAGGCTCAAGCAAATTTTTTAAAAGGCGTTTTAGACAAGCTTGAAAAGGCAAACGTTGCAGGCCTTGCCGCAAAAGATGAGCTTGAAAATGTAAGGGCTAAATATTACTTAGCAAATAGCACGCAGCTTGAATATAAAAACAAAATGGAGCAAATCTTAAATGAGATAAATTTGCTAACTGGTGAGCAAATTTTGCCAGTAGCTGGAGCAAAGATGGCTGATATTAGTTCAAATTTAGCTTCAAAGAATGCTGAGCTTGATAGACTAAGCCAAGATGTATTTTTAGGCGAGGCAAAGCTTATCGAGGCAAAGGCTGGTTTTTTACCCCAAATAATGCTTTATGACACATATGGATTTTATAAAAATAATTACGATATCGATCTAGGCAGGCTTAGCTCTTACCGCTCATACGTGGATAAATACTTAAAAGAAGATACTCATGGTAATAAATTTGGTATCGCTTTTAAATGGAAAATTTTTGATTTTTTCGCCACTAGTAAGATGAGTCAGGCTCAAAAGATCGCGCTTGATGAGGCAAGGCTAAATTTGGAGTACAAAAAGCGTGAAAATGAGACAAAGCTTAAAAATTTGCAAAGTGAAATCGTGGTGCTTACTTCAAAAATCGCTTCACTAAATGAATATGTAAGAGCAAGCGATTTGGCATTAAAAGCTAGCTATGAAAAGTATAACTCTGGGCTTTTGGGATATAGCGATCTGCTTGAGGCACTCTCTCAAAAATTTGATGCCATTAGCCTTTTTGAGAGTGCAAAAGATGAGCTTGAGATTAAAAAAGCGGAGTTCTTTTTTGAAAATGGTGAGAGCATTTTAGAGAGGATTAGAGATTGA